One Hyalangium minutum DNA segment encodes these proteins:
- a CDS encoding YfbM family protein yields MEMLCTLRSATEAQHQALVKAPERLQDFLDDEEDFSDLQGVRFLELDIGESWHGLQYLMTGTPWEGTAPLDFLVRGGEDVGDIPSDEGTARIFKPAEVKKLSEALHALSQDTLKRRFDAGTMQELDIYPGHWDDPPEDEDPLEELVSYFAELRKFVSQVAQRGHSLLVHIG; encoded by the coding sequence ATGGAGATGCTCTGCACCCTGCGCAGCGCGACGGAGGCCCAACACCAGGCGCTGGTGAAGGCGCCAGAGCGGCTGCAGGACTTCCTGGACGACGAGGAGGACTTCAGCGACCTGCAGGGCGTGAGGTTCCTGGAGCTCGACATCGGCGAGTCGTGGCATGGCCTGCAGTACCTGATGACGGGAACGCCCTGGGAGGGCACCGCCCCGCTGGACTTCCTGGTGCGCGGCGGCGAGGACGTGGGCGACATCCCCTCGGATGAGGGCACGGCGCGCATCTTCAAGCCGGCGGAGGTGAAGAAGCTCTCCGAGGCGTTGCATGCCCTCTCCCAGGACACGCTGAAGCGCCGCTTCGACGCGGGAACGATGCAGGAGCTCGACATCTACCCGGGCCACTGGGACGACCCGCCGGAGGATGAGGATCCGCTGGAGGAGCTCGTCAGCTACTTCGCGGAGCTGCGCAAGTTCGTGAGCCAGGTGGCGCAGCGCGGGCACTCGCTGCTGGTGCACATCGGCTGA
- a CDS encoding TSUP family transporter, whose protein sequence is MEVTGLELALLCFSAFVAGGVDAIAGGGGLITLPMLLATGMPAHYALGTNKGQSVFGSFSALVRYARARLVSGRLAWVSFPLGLMGAFAGTRLVLWVKPEVLKPLVLVLLVAVAAFLAFRKGPPPGDRPEPPLARLRLLGGAVAFVIGAYDGFFGPGTGTFLIVGFSTLLGHGLLRASADAKVVNFASNIAAVVLFAWSGKVLWHVALPMAAAQFTGAWIGAHLTVKGGDRLVRKVVLLVVAALVLKLGRDLLTG, encoded by the coding sequence GGGGGGAGGCGGGCTCATCACCCTGCCCATGCTCCTGGCCACCGGCATGCCCGCGCACTACGCGCTGGGCACCAACAAGGGCCAGTCCGTCTTCGGGTCCTTCTCGGCGCTGGTGCGCTACGCACGCGCTCGCCTGGTGAGCGGCCGGCTGGCTTGGGTGTCCTTTCCGCTCGGGCTGATGGGCGCATTCGCGGGCACGCGGCTCGTGCTCTGGGTGAAACCCGAGGTGCTCAAGCCGCTGGTGCTCGTGCTGCTCGTCGCGGTGGCTGCCTTCCTGGCCTTCCGCAAGGGGCCGCCACCAGGAGACAGGCCTGAGCCTCCGCTGGCCCGGCTCCGGCTGCTCGGAGGTGCGGTGGCCTTCGTCATCGGGGCCTACGACGGCTTCTTCGGCCCGGGAACGGGCACCTTCCTCATCGTGGGCTTCTCCACGCTGCTGGGCCACGGGCTGCTGCGCGCTTCCGCGGATGCCAAGGTGGTGAACTTCGCCTCCAACATCGCCGCCGTGGTGCTCTTCGCGTGGAGTGGCAAGGTGCTGTGGCACGTGGCGCTGCCCATGGCTGCGGCCCAGTTCACCGGCGCGTGGATTGGCGCCCACCTCACGGTGAAGGGGGGGGACCGGCTCGTGCGCAAGGTGGTGCTCTTGGTGGTAGCAGCGCTCGTGCTGAAGCTCGGCCGGGACCTGCTCACGGGCTGA